The following are from one region of the Odontesthes bonariensis isolate fOdoBon6 chromosome 12, fOdoBon6.hap1, whole genome shotgun sequence genome:
- the LOC142396216 gene encoding olfactory receptor 4D5-like has translation MDKLNVTDITLSGFVEITKYRYLFFCIMFILYSLIMSGNLTIVYLIWHHKNLHEPMYIFIAALSFNCCLYSTTLYPKLIIDSLTEQQIIPYSACLLQFFMFYFVGGSEFLLLAAMAYDRYVSICQPLRYPTIMSKTTVSILLVMSWFLSACHFAVQVILSAKARLCSLNLKGIFCNNSIYSLQCVTSRALTLFGVVALMDTVIIPMLFTIFTYTRIFILSHRGGKEFRKKATETCLPHLIVLFMISCFTFYDVIIARVESNFPKLARIVMTLQIILYHPVFNPIIYGLKMKEITKHLKSLFSRKKM, from the coding sequence ATGGATAAGTTAAATGTTACCGACATAACTCTAAGTGGGTTTGTAGAAATTACCAAATacagatatttatttttttgcattatgTTTATATTATATTCTTTAATAATGTCTGGTAATTTGACAATTGTGTACCTGATCTGGCATCACAAAAACCTCCATGAGCCTATGTACATCTTCATTGCAGCTTTGTCATTTAACTGTTGTCTTTACAGCACCACTCTTTATCCAAAGCTTATCATTGATTCTTTAACCGAACAACAGATCATTCCATATTCTGCCTGCCTCCTCcagtttttcatgttttattttgtcgGTGGTTCAGAATTCTTACTGTTGGCAGCCATGGCCTATGATAGATATGTGTCAATATGTCAACCTCTGAGATATCCAACTATTATGAGTAAAACCACTGTGAGTATTCTCCTGGTTATGTCGTGGTTCTTATCTGCTTGTCATTTTGCAGTACAGGTAATACTGAGTGCTAAAGCCAGATTATGTAGCCTCAATTTAAAAGGAATATTTTGTAACAATTCAATTTACTCACTTCAGTGTGTAACATCAAGAGCACTGACTTTATTTGGAGTTGTTGCTTTAATGGATACGGTAATAATTCCTATGCTCTTCACAATTTTTACATATACGAGGATATTTATATTATCTCACCGAGGTGGTAAAGAATTCAGGAAAAAGGCTACTGAGACCTGTTTACCTCATCTCATCGTTTTATTCATGATCTCCTGTTTTACATTTTATGATGTTATTATAGCTCGTGTGGAATCAAATTTTCCAAAACTGGCACGGATAGTAATGACATTACAGATAATTCTGTATCATCCTGTGTTTAATCCAATCATATATGggttgaaaatgaaagaaataaccaaacatttaaaaagtctGTTCAGTCGAAAAAAGATGTAA
- the LOC142396004 gene encoding olfactory receptor 11A1-like, producing the protein MDGNFNATYITFDGHVELQKFRYLYFVIMLTVYILIIFCNFTIFCLIWTHKNLHEPMYIFIAALLLNSVVFSTNIYPKLLTDFLTDKQIISWSACLLQFFLFYSLGASEFLLLAAMAYDRYVSICKPLQYSTIMNKTTVNICLGLAWLLPACQIAAQAIMSANMKLCKSNLNGVLCNNAIYGLHCESSNVRSVFGGVILITSALFPLLFIFFTYSRILVISYRSCKEVRKKAAQTCLPHLLVLISFTCLCGFDVIIVRLGSNLSKVVRLIMTGQIILYHPLFNPIIYGLKMKEISKHLKRLFCQTKVF; encoded by the coding sequence ATGGATGGTAATTTTAATGCAACATATATTACTTTTGATGGGCATGTGGAGTTGCAAAAATTCAGGTATCTTTATTTTGTGATCATGCTGACAGTGTATATCTTAATAATCTTCTGTAATTTCACCATCTTCTGTCTTATCTGGACACACAAAAACCTCCATGAGCCCATGTACATTTTTATTGCAGCTTTGCTTCTGAACTCTGTTGTTTTCAGCACTAATATCTACCCAAAACTGCTTACTGActttttaactgataaacagatcATATCATGGTCAGCTTGTCTCTTgcagttttttctgttttactctTTAGGTGCTTCAGAGTTCTTGCTGTTGGCAGCCATGGCCTATGACAGGTATGTTTCTATATGTAAACCTCTGCAATATTCAACTATTATGAACAAAACCACTGTGAATATTTGTCTTGGTTTAGCGTGGCTCTTGCCTGCTTGTCAGATTGCAGCACAAGCAATTATGAGTGCTAATATGAAACTCTGTAAATCAAATCTGAATGGAGTTTTATGTAACAATGCCATTTACGGTCTGCACTGTGAGAGTTCTAATGTACGGTCTGTATTTGGTGGTGTTATTTTGATTACGTCTGCACTTTTCCCTCTGCTGTTTATATTCTTTACTTACTCCAGAATACTTGTAATATCCTATCGAAGCTGTAAAGAAGTCAGAAAGAAAGCTGCGCAGACATGTTTGCCCCACCTGCTGGTTTTAATCAGTTTTACATGTTTGTGTGGATTTGATGTCATTATAGTCAGACTGGGATCCAACCTTTCAAAAGTTGTGCGCTTAATAATGACTGGACAGATCATTCTGTATCATCCTCTCTTCAATCCAATTATCTATGGACTGAAAATGAAGGAAATTTCAAAACACTTGAAAAGGTTGTTCTGTCAAACTAAAGTATTCTAA
- the LOC142396003 gene encoding olfactory receptor 11A1-like, with amino-acid sequence MDGNFNATYITFDGHVELQKFRYLYFVIMLTVYIIIIFCNFTIFCLIWTHKNLHEPMYIFIAALLLNSVVFSTNIYPKLLTDFLSDKQIISWSACLLQFFLFYSLAASEFLLLAAMAYDRYVSICKPLQYPTIMNKTTVNICLGLAWLLPACQIAVIVIMSANMKLCKSNLNGVLCNNAIYGLHCESSNVRSVFGGVILITTALFPFLFIFFTYSRILVISYQSCKEVRKKAAQTCLPHLLVLISFTCLCAFDVIIVRLGSNLSKVVRFIITMQYILYHPLFNPIIYGLKMKEISKGLKKLFCQTKVF; translated from the coding sequence ATGGATGGTAATTTTAATGCAACATATATTACTTTTGATGGGCATGTGGAGTTGCAAAAATTCAGGTATCTTTATTTTGTGATCATGCTGACAGTGTATATCATAATAATCTTCTGTAATTTCACCATCTTCTGTCTTATCTGGACACACAAAAACCTCCATGAGCCCATGTACATTTTTATTGCAGCTTTGCTTCTGAACTCTGTTGTTTTCAGCACTAATATCTACCCAAAGCTGCTTACTGACTTTTTATCTGATAAACAGATCATATCATGGTCAGCTTGTCTCTTgcagttttttctgttttactctTTGGCTGCTTCAGAGTTCTTACTGTTGGCAGCCATGGCCTATGACAGGTATGTTTCTATATGTAAACCTCTGCAATATCCAACTATTATGAACAAAACCACTGTGAATATTTGTCTTGGTTTAGCTTGGCTCTTGCCTGCTTGTCAGATTGCAGTTATAGTAATTATGAGTGCTAATATGAAACTCTGTAAATCAAATCTGAATGGAGTTTTATGTAACAATGCCATTTACGGTCTGCACTGTGAGAGTTCTAATGTACGGTCTGTATTTGGTGGTGTTATTTTGATTACGACTGCACTTTTCCCTTTTCTGTTTATATTCTTTACTTACTCCAGAATACTTGTAATATCCTATCAAAGCTGTAAAGAAGTCAGAAAGAAAGCTGCGCAGACATGTTTGCCCCACCTGCTGGTTTTAATCAGTtttacatgtttgtgtgcatttgATGTCATTATAGTCAGACTGGGATCCAACCTTTCAAAAGTTGTGCGCTTCATAATCACTATGCAGTACATTCTGTATCATCCTCTCTTCAATCCAATTATCTATGGACTAAAAATGAAGGAAATTTCGAAAGGCTTGAAAAAGTTGTTCTGTCAAACTAAAGTATTCTAA
- the LOC142396005 gene encoding olfactory receptor 6N2-like, whose translation MAVEYNITYITLSGYVEMNKYRYLYFSFMFTVYILIIASNATIVYLIWIHKDLHEPMYVFIAALLFNCALYSTTVYPKLLIDFLSEKQTISYYACLFQVFIFYSVGGSEFLLLTAMAYDRYVSICKPLRYPTIMRKTTVSILLVFAWVVPAFHIAVQVILTSQAKLCSLSLKGIFCNNSIYTLLCERSRVQTIFGVISFFDLVVLPMFFTVFTYTRIFIISHRSCKEFRRKAFETCLPHLLVLIGFTFFSGYDLIIVRVESNFPKTARLIMTLQIVLYHPSFNPFIYGLKMKGISKHLKRLFCSSKN comes from the coding sequence ATGGCTGTTGAGTATAATATTACTTATATAACTCTGTCTGGATATGTGGAAATGAACAAATAcagatatttatatttttccttTATGTTTACAGTATATATTTTAATAATTGCCAGTAATGCTACTATTGTGTACCTGATCTGGATTCACAAAGACCTCCATGAGCCTATGTACGTTTTCATTGCAGCTTTGTTATTTAACTGTGCTCTTTACAGCACCACTGTTTATCCAAAGCTTTTGATTGACTTTTTATCTGAAAAACAGACCATATCATATTATGCCTGCCTCTTCCAAGTTTTCATCTTTTATTCTGTAGGTGGTTCAGAATTCCTACTGCTGACAGCCATGGCCTATGATAGATATGTGTCAATATGTAAACCTCTGAGATATCCAACTATTATGAGAAAAACCACTGTGAGTATTCTCCTGGTTTTTGCATGGGTTGTACCTGCTTTTCATATTGCAGTACAGGTGATACTGACTTCTCAAGCTAAACTATGTAGCCTCAGTTTAAAAGGAATATTCTGTAACAACTCAATTTACACACTTCTGTGTGAAAGATCAAGAGTGCAGACTATATTTggtgttatttctttttttgatttggTAGTACTTCCTATGTTCTTCACGGTATTTACATATACAAGGATATTTATAATATCTCACCGAAGTTGTAAAGAATTCAGGAGAAAGGCTTTTGAGACCTGTTTACCTCATCTATTGGTTTTAATCGGCTTCACATTTTTTTCAGGATATGATCTTATTATAGTTCGAGTGGAATCCAATTTTCCCAAAACTGCACGGTTAATAATGACATTACAGATAGTTCTTTATCATCCTTCCTTTAATCCATTCATATACGGGCTCAAAATGAAAGGAATTTCTAAACATCTGAAAAGGTTGTTTTGTTCATCCAAAAACTAA